The DNA sequence ATGGATTAGCAAGTATGCCACAGCTTCATATTAGGGGAGAACTACCTATAACTTCTCCACAACAAGCCAACATTGCTGTTGGAAACATTAAAAAATTGATTGTTAAAAACTTAGTACGTACTGGCGGCAAGAAAATTCACCTATTTGTTGCTGGACCTGCTCATCTTGCGCTCTTTCTGGGGCATCGCTTGGATGCTACAGCACCAGTCACTTGCTACGCATGGGTATGTAGTGGTCAATACTCTAAAACATTCCAACTCTTTTCAGAAATCTCTAAGTAGGTTTGCTGAACAGAACTACCAATGTTGAACAATCAAGTATTCAATTATCTTTATTTGATGAGCTTTGGGTCGCCGAAATTTCATCTGATGATTCTCCAGGAAAACGGTTAGTTGCTTGTCGAAATCCGATACTGGCTGCAGATAGAGCTAAAACCAGAGAAGAATTATTACAAGCAACGGAAAAAGAATTATCCAAAATTGTTGCTAGCACCACCCGTCAAAAACGCCGTTTAAACTGAACTTATCCCAGTGCAAATGTACTAACAAAGTCTTAAAGCCTTACTAGGTAAGCAATTTTGGTGTCAGTAGAAGTGTACCCATGTAAGCGCTGGAACTATTGGTACAACTGGGGTAAACTAAAATTGGGGGTTAGCGCTTCAAGCTCGCGACGCCACGCCCCTTCATTGGTGACAGGTTAAGGTCATGATACATTTGTTAATATACTTATTGAATGAAAATTATGCCAAAAACCGTGGTAGAAAACATCGTTTTTGGTCAGCGCGATGCGGAAGCCGCCTGCACTCTATAGCCTAATCTTTGTACTCATCATTCACCTGTGTGCCAAAGCTAGGTACAAAGCTTAGCTGGATACCTTAATTTTCACTCACTTTTCAGCATAATTTCTAATTGATAAAAGCAATGTTATCTTAACCTGTCACGAATGACGCCCCTTTGACAATATTGCAATCTAGAAAAAATACTTATTTTTAATCAAAACATTCTTCATTTTTAACCTAAGTTTGAAAGATTTAGAGAGAAAGGTGCGGAAAGCTGATCTCAAGTTTTTGTGCCAGTAATTTTTATTTCTCAGTATTAGGAGACCGTAGTACTCGTGGCAAAGAACGTTATCATCATGATCGGTGACGGCGTGGGCTGGGAAATGGCTCGTGCTGCTGCTATCTACAAACAGATACAAGAGGGGAAAGCGGGCACAACCCTAAGTGATTTCTACACTACAGGGGAGGGTACGGGACTAAGCTACCAAAATTTGACTGGCTACACCCTAGCTACGACCTACGGCACAACTATTGCCGATAGTAACGGAGTTTTTAGTACCGGTAACTCCGCCTTGGATAACTCTGATCCAGCAACAGGAGGTAGTCTGGTTCGTTCTGGTTTCAGCTTTAACCCTGCCTTTAATCCAAGTTCCACAGCAACTGGCCAAGCAAAAGTCAGCGACTATAGATTATCCTCTGACGAGATTGATAAAAGAGCGTTAGTGTGACAATCATGGGTATGATTGCAGTTAATGACGCTCCCGCAACAGATATTTTGGCGTAATCCTAAAATGGAACACGTTTATTTTTGGTAGTTTAAAACTACATCATTATTTTGCTATTTTGTCAATCGCTTTTGTTTATAATTTTAATAATTAAAAGAAATTGCTTTTATATATAAAAGTTTTTAGACTGAAATCAACTACCTAATAAAAGGTTGTTTTGGCTTTACTAATAAAACTTACAGAATTAGTGTTACATTATATACTAATTTTCTAGATGAACAGGATACGCACTCAGACAACTACAGGTGACCGATTTAGCCAAGAAAAACGGGCAAGCTTATCAAACTCCACTTCGGATCGAGGAGCTTCCACAGATCAGCCAGGAAGCCGTGGGAGTCGATCCCTGAGACAGCCAGCTTTAGTAATAGAACAGATATCTGTGGGTGCCTCAGAATCAACTAATGAAGGCTGGCTGTCTCCCAGTCCCGATCCCAAACCCGTTTTTAAAGAAGGAATTGGTGAGCAACTGGTTTCTCAGAAAAAACAAAAAAGAGACAAAACTAGTCCGAATTGCATGGAACTTGTTATCAAACACATACGCTCTCAGCCATATACTAGTGCTTTATTAGTCAAAGACATAAATTTATATGGTTCATCTGCCGTCAACAGATGCTTGAAAAAGCTAAAAGAGGCAGGATTTATAGGCGCTGTGTGGGATCACAGGAAAATTTGCTTTGTTTATTACAACATTAAGCTTTGACAGCAAGGCAACAGAGAATCTTAACGCATAAAACTCCGAAAATTTGGTTGAAACTACCTTAAATTAAGAGGTTTGATAATACCCCTAATCCTCAATAGTTTTGGTTCTAAATAACCGCATTCCGTTTGCAGTAACAAGTAGGGAAGTTCCCGTATCCGCTAAAACGGCGATCGCTAACCCGACAAACCCAAATGTCCCCAACAGCAGAAACAATCCCTTTGTTACCAGAGAAAAGACCACATTCTGTTGAATGACAGATACAGTACGGCGGCTTAGTTCCACTGCATAAGCAAGTCGTCTCAAGTCACTTCCAACCAGCACCACATCTGCTGTCTCTAGGGCAATATCAATTCCACCAACAGCAAAGCTAATATCCGCAGCCGCCAAGGCTGGGGCATCGTTAATACCATCTCCAACCATACCTGTCACCCCGACTTGGCGCAGCTGTTGAATCGCTTGGAGTTTATCTTGAGGTAACAGTTGAGCTTGATATTCTGTAATGCCAACTTGTTGGGCAATTTTCTGGGCAACAGCAGTGCGATCGCCCGTTAGCATCACCAACCGCTTTAGCCCAAAGCGCTTAAGCTGTCGCACTGCTTCGGTTGCTTCTAACCGCAGTCCATCCGAGAGGGCGATCGCTCCCAATAATCCTTGAGTCGTTCCTACCAGTACTGGGGTTTGACTGAGATTTTCAATTTCAGCCAATAGAGATTCAGCTTCACTAGACAAGCGAATACCAGAGTCTGTGAATAACCGTCGATTGCCAACAAAGTATAAAACCTCACCAAAGCTTGCCTGAATCCCTTTACCGGGTAAGGCTGTGAAGTTAACAGGTGTTTCTAACTCTATTCCTTCTAAGCGAGCGTTTGCTACAATTGCCTTTGCTAGTGGATGTTCTGAGAGTTGCTCAAGCGAAGCTGCAATTTGTAACACCACATTTGTACTTACCTTCCCAAGGTCATAAACCTCCTGTACAACGGGTAAACCTTGTGTAAGAGTGCCAGTTTTATCAAAGGCAAGAGTAGTCAGATGTCCGGCTGTTTCCAGTGCATTACCTCCTTTGAATAATACTCCCTGCCGACTTGCAGCACCAATGGCGCTGACAATCGAAACAGGAGTAGAAATCACCAAGGCACAGGGACAGGCAATTACGAGCATCACCAGCGCTCGATAAAGCCAAACATGAAAAGGTTGAGCAAATGCCAAAGGTGGAATGACAGCAATGGCGATCGCTATCAAAATCACAATCGGAGTGTAAACCTCTGCAAACCGATCCACCCACTGCTGCGTGGGAGCGCGACTTCCTTGGGCTTCTTCTACCAAATGAATAATTTTAGCAACGGTCGTATCATTAGATGTATGAGTGACTTTAACTTCTAAAAAGCCTGACTGATTTAACGTTCCAGCATAAACCGTATCGCCTCTTTCTTTATCTTCTGGAATTGACTCTCCTGTAATCGGGGATTGGTCAATAGCGCTTGTACCAGAAACGACGATACCATCCAACGCCACGCGCTGTCCTGGTCGAATCGTCAAAATATCCCCCACTTGAACACTTTCAACAGGAACTGTAACTTCTTTACTCCCCCGCTTGACGGTAGCAGTCGGCGGAGTCAAATCCATAAGAGCACTGATAGCATTGCGCGTGCGACCAAAGGTAAAAACTTGCAACGTTGTGCCTAAAGAGAACAAGAACAGGACGAGCGCCCCTTCAAACCAGTCCCCTAAAATCACTGCCCCAATAACTGAAATCGTCATCAGCAGATTCATATCGGCACGGCGTAAGCGCAACTCAAACAAACCAGCCCGTGCAATGGGATAGCCAGCAACTACTATACCAACACCATAAAAACCCCGTGCTATCCAGATGGAAAGCGCTAAATGTTGAGTAAGTAAACCCAGAACTAACCCCACTCCTGCTAAAATGACGCTTTGTCCCCGGCGGTTCGCAATCCAGAATTTCCAGCCTGCTGAGTTGTGTTTTTGAGTCGGTTTGGTGACTGGATGATTGTGGTTGTGGTCATGATTGTGGTCGTGGCAATCGTCTTGAGTGTGATGGTAGGAACTTGCCTCAAGACTCTCCTCAACCGTATATCCCAGACCTTTAATCCGGTCATAGATTGCGGTTTCACTTACCAGTTGCGGGTCGTAGGATAGTTGCAATCGTTCAGTTGCAAAGTTAACCGATACATCCCTTACCCCTGCCATTTGCTGTAAGCCGACCTCAATCGTCTTAGCACAACTGCCGCAATCCATTCCATTTACTTTCACTTGTAGCTTTTTAACTGAAGCCACTTCAACGTGTTCGTGGTCATCATGCTTGTGGTCGTGGTCGTGGTCACTCTCACAGCAGTGGCTGTGATTATGCGGCTTTGCTTCACCACTCAGTTTAACCGTATAACCCAAAGCAGTTATGCGATTTCTAATTTCAGTTTCGCTCAAGAGCTTAGTGTCATAGGAAACTTTGACTTTTGCAGTTGCAAAGCTAACAGTTGCTTCTGTTACACCGCGTAATGAAAGCAAACTGGCTTCAATTGTCTTAGCACAGCTTCCACAGTCCATACCATCAACTTGTAAAAGCTGAGTTTTCAGAGAAGGAGTTTGAGTCATGGCAGCTAAGAACGAAAGGACTACAAAGTTAACTGCCAATATTCTAATACAACAATTGAGTAACTATTCAATTGTACAACAATTATATTTTAGATACTATTGAAATTGAGAACCATTTTCTACTTAGGACACTATGAATAAGCGTAAGACAAAGCAAGACTTGGATAATCTCACGAGTTCTAATGCACCAAAGTGTGATACTCATGTCGTACACCTAGATTATGTACGCTCAACAAAGGTGCAAGTCCTGCCAACAGACAAGGCACAGCAGA is a window from the Brasilonema sennae CENA114 genome containing:
- a CDS encoding heavy metal translocating P-type ATPase — encoded protein: MTQTPSLKTQLLQVDGMDCGSCAKTIEASLLSLRGVTEATVSFATAKVKVSYDTKLLSETEIRNRITALGYTVKLSGEAKPHNHSHCCESDHDHDHKHDDHEHVEVASVKKLQVKVNGMDCGSCAKTIEVGLQQMAGVRDVSVNFATERLQLSYDPQLVSETAIYDRIKGLGYTVEESLEASSYHHTQDDCHDHNHDHNHNHPVTKPTQKHNSAGWKFWIANRRGQSVILAGVGLVLGLLTQHLALSIWIARGFYGVGIVVAGYPIARAGLFELRLRRADMNLLMTISVIGAVILGDWFEGALVLFLFSLGTTLQVFTFGRTRNAISALMDLTPPTATVKRGSKEVTVPVESVQVGDILTIRPGQRVALDGIVVSGTSAIDQSPITGESIPEDKERGDTVYAGTLNQSGFLEVKVTHTSNDTTVAKIIHLVEEAQGSRAPTQQWVDRFAEVYTPIVILIAIAIAVIPPLAFAQPFHVWLYRALVMLVIACPCALVISTPVSIVSAIGAASRQGVLFKGGNALETAGHLTTLAFDKTGTLTQGLPVVQEVYDLGKVSTNVVLQIAASLEQLSEHPLAKAIVANARLEGIELETPVNFTALPGKGIQASFGEVLYFVGNRRLFTDSGIRLSSEAESLLAEIENLSQTPVLVGTTQGLLGAIALSDGLRLEATEAVRQLKRFGLKRLVMLTGDRTAVAQKIAQQVGITEYQAQLLPQDKLQAIQQLRQVGVTGMVGDGINDAPALAAADISFAVGGIDIALETADVVLVGSDLRRLAYAVELSRRTVSVIQQNVVFSLVTKGLFLLLGTFGFVGLAIAVLADTGTSLLVTANGMRLFRTKTIED